The Montipora capricornis isolate CH-2021 chromosome 6, ASM3666992v2, whole genome shotgun sequence genome has a window encoding:
- the LOC138053222 gene encoding uncharacterized protein produces MASVPAPAPFASSKETTNYARLCRLLVDVGTQALRDTFDTIHPPATLPKILSLAHPTLQFLKKKVLNPTQWGKLYPTHPSPVSSASFDITLLMVLLRNICSLTPPASTGSWDKLPLPGDNSREANIVRIKYYRNQVYAHASQASVDDATFNMLWQDISNALLALGSGATYSSAISCLKTECMDPAVEEHYRKLLKEWKIDDESTKEKLKNLEEMIKQWKSDEDSTKDMIGEVQGGKKRKPCSPVSEDCYMYMYDMPPKLRVKPPKQSDLPIASKPLRNADLPIDILLLTVEDCEFLSCFSFLDRPFKRYKKEVGPIYFGYTGSNGDQEKLKVA; encoded by the exons ATGGCATCTGTTCCAGCTCCAGCTCCATTTGCGTCGTCAAAGGAGACTACCAACTATGCCCGTCTGTGCCGGCTTCTAGTGGATGTGGGAACCCAGGCCTTGAGAGACACCTTTGATACAATACACCCCCCAGCTACTCTTCCCAAGATTTTGTCATTAGCTCATCCTACATTGCAGtttctgaaaaagaaagttttgaATCCCACACAATGGGGAAAGCTTTACCCAACTCATCCTTCACCTGTGTCATCAGCCAGCTTTGACATTACACTTCTGATGGTACTGCTGAGAAATATATGCAGTCTCACTCCTCCTGCCAGTACTGGAAGTTGGGACAAGCTTCCTCTCCCTGGTGATAACAGTCGTGAGGCAAACATAGTGAGGATCAAGTATTACAGAAACCAAGTTTATGCTCATGCAAGCCAAGCTTCTGTTGATGATGCAACATTCAATATGTTATGGCAGGATATAAGTAATGCCCTACTTGCCCTTGGATCTGGAGCAACTTATTCCAGTGCAATCAGCTGCTTGAAGACTGAGTGCATGGATCCTGCTGTTGAGGAGCATTATCGAAAGTTGCTGAAGGAGTGGAAGATAGATGATGAGAGTACAAAGGAAAAGCTCAAAAATTTAGAAG AAATGATAAAGCAGTGGAAGTCAGATGAAGACAGCACCAAGGACATGATTGGAGAAGTACAAG gtggaaagaaaaggaaaccttGTTCGCCTGTCTCAGAAgactgttacatgtacatgtatgacatGCCCCCAAAACTCAGGGTCAAGCCACCAAAACAGAGTGATCTTCCAATTGCCAGCAAACCCTTGAGAAATGCTGATCTGCCAATTGATATTTTACTATTAACAGTGGAGGATTGTGAGTTCTTGAGTTGTTTCTCATTTCTGGATCGACCCTTCAAACGATACAAGAAAGAAGTTGGTCCGATCTATTTTGGATACACTGGTAGTAATGGTGACCAAGAGAAGCTTAAAGTTGCATGA